One Phycisphaerae bacterium DNA window includes the following coding sequences:
- the rpiB gene encoding ribose 5-phosphate isomerase B — MKVALGADHRGYQAKEKVKSMLTALGYEVLDCGTDSPSAFDYPDAAYPTCEAVQVAKADTGILFCGTGIGMSISANKVRGIRAAVCHDEVTTELARRHNNANVLCLPADLIGEELTRRIVEVWLKTRFEGGRHERRLRKIAEFEDRQAGLGPEGSGSR, encoded by the coding sequence TTGAAAGTTGCTCTTGGAGCGGACCACCGTGGATACCAAGCCAAAGAGAAGGTCAAGAGCATGCTGACCGCGCTCGGCTATGAAGTGCTGGATTGTGGTACGGATTCGCCGTCCGCGTTTGACTACCCGGATGCCGCGTATCCCACGTGCGAGGCTGTTCAAGTCGCCAAAGCTGATACCGGCATTCTCTTCTGCGGCACGGGGATCGGGATGTCGATCTCCGCGAACAAAGTCCGGGGCATCCGTGCGGCCGTCTGTCATGACGAGGTCACCACGGAACTTGCCCGGCGGCACAACAACGCCAACGTGCTCTGTCTACCCGCCGACCTGATTGGCGAGGAGCTCACCCGGAGGATTGTCGAGGTCTGGCTCAAGACCCGTTTTGAGGGTGGCCGCCACGAACGGCGTCTGCGCAAGATCGCGGAGTTCGAGGATCGGCAGGCCGGGCTGGGGCCTGAAGGCTCCGGGAGCAGATAG
- a CDS encoding threonylcarbamoyl-AMP synthase codes for MILKPDAASAYWDVIREAAACLAAGGLVVFPTETVYGIGACATEPKALARLRSVKGRQETKPFTVHIGCRTALEQYVPDPGEMGRRLSQKAWPGPLTLVFQVDDPTQAPVIRESGIEHVGALYYQGTIGIRYPDDHTAADLLTEVRGAVVAASANSAGATPAVDAEQALRALDGKVDLLIDAGRTRYGTASTIVRVTEIGYAVLREGVLDERTVRRLARVTFLVVCSGNTCRSAMGEGLLRRLLATRLGCKDAQLGDRGYAVESAGTMAFDGAPASSAAVEALRARGIDISGHRSTALAPDLIHRADYVFAMTDGHLRSIITMVPSAQDRCRRLDDDNIEDPIGGDAEVYSRCADRLEGALRRQLEEIPL; via the coding sequence GTGATCTTAAAACCTGATGCCGCAAGTGCTTACTGGGATGTGATCCGGGAGGCAGCAGCCTGTTTGGCGGCTGGCGGCTTGGTGGTATTCCCGACCGAGACGGTCTACGGAATTGGCGCGTGCGCCACCGAACCCAAGGCTCTCGCTCGTCTGCGGAGCGTGAAGGGTCGGCAGGAAACGAAGCCATTCACGGTGCACATCGGCTGCCGGACGGCGCTGGAGCAGTACGTTCCTGACCCCGGCGAGATGGGCCGGCGACTATCTCAGAAGGCCTGGCCTGGGCCCCTGACACTGGTTTTCCAGGTGGACGATCCGACCCAAGCGCCGGTCATCCGGGAGAGTGGTATCGAACACGTTGGGGCCCTGTACTACCAAGGGACCATTGGCATCCGGTATCCTGACGACCACACGGCCGCGGACCTCCTGACCGAAGTGCGAGGTGCGGTGGTTGCGGCCAGCGCGAATTCCGCAGGGGCCACGCCTGCGGTCGATGCCGAACAGGCCTTGAGGGCCCTGGACGGGAAGGTGGACTTGCTGATTGATGCCGGGCGGACCCGCTACGGCACGGCTTCGACCATCGTTCGGGTGACGGAGATCGGTTACGCCGTGCTTCGCGAGGGGGTGCTCGACGAGCGGACGGTGCGCCGTCTGGCTCGGGTCACGTTTCTTGTCGTCTGCAGCGGGAATACGTGTCGGAGCGCGATGGGCGAGGGGCTGCTTCGGCGACTGTTGGCTACACGGCTGGGATGCAAGGACGCCCAGTTGGGCGACCGCGGATACGCGGTTGAGTCGGCGGGGACGATGGCGTTTGATGGGGCTCCGGCCTCGTCGGCGGCGGTCGAGGCTCTCCGGGCCCGAGGAATCGACATTTCGGGTCATCGGTCCACGGCTTTGGCTCCGGACCTCATTCATCGGGCGGACTATGTTTTCGCCATGACGGACGGACATCTTCGCAGTATCATCACCATGGTGCCCTCGGCCCAGGACCGGTGTCGTCGGCTGGACGATGACAACATCGAGGATCCGATCGGCGGCGATGCTGAGGTGTACAGCCGATGTGCGGATCGACTTGAAGGTGCGTTACGACGCCAACTGGAGGAGATACCACTTTGA
- a CDS encoding glutamate synthase subunit alpha, protein MEPYQRLAEMGLYEPSTERAACGVGFIASLNGVRSHDIVHRALEILVHLEHRGACSCDPDTGDGAGILIQTPHEFLRDAAGGVGIRLPDPHEYGTGLVFLPSDLHQRAQCEEVFEAVIAREGQQLLGWRDVPHNSEVIGPIARAVEPVVRQIFISRGRGVDRDEAFERKLYVIRKVMEAWARSSGLSQARFFYVLSLSHRTLNYKGLLLAPQIEKYYQDLSDPGMTSAIALVHQRYSTNTFPTWDLAQPFRFLCHNGEINTLRGNINWMHAREKLFKSPVFGEDMAKILPISTPGASDSAILDNAIELLYHTGRSLPHCIAMLIPEAWQNHKTMSDAKRAFYEYHSCLMEPWDGPASIAFTDGKVVGAVLDRNGLRPSRYMVTSDGDVIMSSETGVLEVDPADVVLKGRLEPGRMLLVDTDGERIVPDEEIKEQLAARKPYRKWLSANLVSLADQPGLSKAGGRHEAVHLPRERGSLQKLQRAFGYTAEDLRLIITPMANDGIEPVGSMGTDTPLAVFSNKAPLLYNYFKQLFAQVTNPPLDAIREELVTSSITDLGGEQDLFEETPLHCRQLRVEQPVLTDAELAAIRKLDQDGLRAITLPILFQADGGEAALPKSLDDLFAAASKAIADGYTILILSDRGVCREQAAVPALLAGAGLHHHLIREGTRTRCGIVIESGEPREVHHVALLLAYGVGAVNPYLALQTLADMHAHGKLNPGLTLQHARTQYIKALNKGVIKIMSKMGISTLQSYRGAQIFEAVGLAPEVVDQYFTWTPSRIGGIGLDALAREASARHAKAFPGQWRPDDVDLESGGQYQWRRRGEYHLTNPMTVAKLQEAVRQESWKSYKEYSRLIDDQSRHLCTLRGLLEFKPTNQPVPIEEVEPAREIVKRFKTGAMSFGSISFEAHANLAMAMNRIGGKSNTGEGGEDPIRYRPFPSQDDRRKALLPLSPWTAQNLHNGDSIRSSIKQVASGRFGVTSEYLVNADELQIKMAQGAKPGEGGQLPGRKVDAWIGKTRHSTPGVQLISPPPHHDIYSIEDLAQLIYDLKNANHRARISVKLVAEVGVGTVAAGVAKGKADLVLISGHDGGTGASPLTSIKHAGLPWELGVAETHQVLLANDLRSRIILETDGQLKTGRDVAIACLLGAEEFGFATAPLIASGCIMMRKCHLNTCPVGVATQDPELRRKFAGRPEHVINFMFYVAEELREIMAGLGFRTINEMVGRCDRLEPRKDVDHWKARELNLGKLLHRPEVPASFGTYCQKAQKHRIEDSMDMTLLLEVAGPAIERGERVYRELQIHNTDRTAGTITGSEITRRWGSEGLPENTLHLKFRGSAGQSFAAFIPHGMTMEIEGDANDGFGKGLSGGRVIAYPPKRASFVPEKNVLIGNVAFYGATDGEGYIRGLAGERFCVRNSGARAVVEGVGDHGCEYMTGGRAVVLGPTGRNFAAGMSGGIAYVFDETGDFARCRCNLEMVELEAVTAEVDITELRSLIERHVHYTGSTPGRRILDHWQECLPRFVKIMPIEYKRVLEEQTRTTRPAALSEPIRPEAILEVSHG, encoded by the coding sequence ATGGAGCCGTATCAGCGTCTTGCGGAGATGGGTCTCTACGAGCCGTCCACCGAGCGGGCGGCCTGCGGCGTCGGCTTCATCGCCAGCCTGAACGGCGTCCGCTCGCATGACATCGTCCATCGTGCCCTCGAGATCCTTGTCCACCTTGAGCATCGCGGGGCCTGCAGCTGTGATCCCGACACCGGCGACGGGGCGGGCATTCTCATTCAGACCCCTCATGAGTTCTTGAGGGATGCCGCGGGCGGGGTAGGCATTCGGCTGCCGGATCCGCATGAGTACGGCACGGGCTTGGTGTTCCTGCCTTCCGATCTCCACCAGCGGGCCCAATGCGAGGAGGTCTTCGAGGCCGTCATCGCCCGGGAAGGCCAGCAGTTGCTCGGGTGGCGCGACGTACCACACAACAGCGAGGTGATCGGCCCCATCGCCCGAGCGGTCGAGCCGGTCGTTCGGCAGATCTTCATCAGCCGCGGCCGGGGCGTCGACCGCGACGAGGCTTTCGAACGCAAACTCTACGTGATCCGCAAGGTCATGGAAGCCTGGGCCCGCTCGTCGGGCTTGAGCCAGGCCCGGTTCTTCTACGTGCTGAGCCTCTCCCACCGCACGCTGAACTACAAGGGATTGCTCCTCGCCCCTCAGATCGAGAAGTACTATCAGGATCTGAGCGACCCGGGAATGACCTCGGCTATCGCCCTCGTCCATCAGCGCTACAGCACCAACACCTTCCCGACCTGGGACCTGGCTCAGCCCTTCCGCTTCCTTTGCCACAACGGCGAGATCAACACCCTTCGCGGGAACATCAACTGGATGCACGCCCGCGAGAAGCTGTTCAAGTCCCCCGTGTTCGGCGAGGACATGGCCAAGATCCTGCCGATCAGCACGCCGGGAGCCAGCGATTCGGCCATTCTCGACAACGCGATCGAACTGCTCTACCATACCGGCCGCTCGCTGCCGCACTGCATCGCCATGCTCATCCCCGAGGCGTGGCAGAACCACAAGACGATGAGCGATGCCAAGCGTGCCTTCTACGAGTATCACTCCTGTCTCATGGAGCCGTGGGACGGGCCGGCCTCAATCGCTTTCACCGACGGCAAGGTCGTCGGCGCCGTCCTGGACCGCAACGGGCTCCGGCCGTCGCGGTACATGGTCACCAGTGACGGCGACGTGATCATGTCCTCCGAAACCGGGGTTCTAGAGGTAGACCCGGCCGACGTGGTCCTCAAGGGCAGGCTTGAGCCCGGCCGCATGCTCCTGGTCGATACCGACGGCGAGCGAATCGTGCCGGACGAGGAAATCAAGGAGCAACTCGCCGCCCGCAAACCCTACCGCAAGTGGCTCAGCGCGAACCTGGTGAGCTTGGCAGACCAGCCCGGCCTGTCCAAGGCCGGCGGCAGACATGAGGCGGTTCACCTGCCCAGGGAAAGGGGGTCTCTTCAGAAGCTCCAACGCGCGTTCGGGTACACCGCCGAGGACCTCCGCCTGATTATCACCCCAATGGCCAACGACGGCATCGAGCCGGTCGGATCAATGGGCACGGACACGCCGCTGGCAGTCTTCAGCAACAAGGCACCGCTCCTCTACAACTACTTCAAGCAGCTCTTTGCCCAGGTCACCAACCCGCCGCTCGACGCTATCCGCGAGGAGCTCGTGACCTCGAGCATCACCGATCTCGGCGGCGAACAAGACCTGTTCGAAGAAACACCGCTGCATTGCCGCCAGTTACGCGTCGAGCAGCCGGTACTCACCGACGCGGAACTCGCCGCGATCCGTAAACTGGACCAGGACGGTCTTCGTGCCATCACCCTCCCCATCCTGTTTCAGGCGGATGGCGGCGAGGCCGCCCTGCCCAAGAGCCTCGACGATCTGTTCGCCGCGGCCAGCAAGGCCATCGCCGACGGTTACACCATCCTGATACTCTCCGACCGCGGCGTATGCCGCGAGCAGGCCGCGGTGCCGGCTCTGCTGGCCGGCGCGGGACTCCATCACCATCTGATTCGCGAGGGCACGCGGACCAGGTGCGGGATCGTCATCGAGTCCGGCGAGCCGCGCGAGGTCCATCATGTTGCCCTGCTCCTGGCCTACGGCGTGGGTGCAGTCAATCCGTACCTGGCCCTGCAGACACTGGCCGACATGCACGCCCACGGAAAGCTCAATCCCGGCCTGACTCTCCAGCATGCCCGAACCCAATACATCAAGGCCCTCAACAAGGGCGTGATCAAGATCATGTCCAAGATGGGCATCTCGACACTGCAGAGCTATCGGGGCGCCCAGATCTTCGAGGCCGTGGGCCTGGCTCCCGAGGTGGTCGACCAGTACTTCACCTGGACCCCTTCCCGAATCGGCGGCATCGGGCTGGACGCCCTCGCCCGGGAGGCCTCCGCTCGTCACGCCAAGGCCTTCCCCGGCCAATGGAGGCCCGACGATGTGGATCTCGAGTCCGGCGGACAGTATCAGTGGCGCCGCCGCGGCGAGTACCACCTCACCAACCCGATGACCGTGGCCAAGCTGCAGGAGGCCGTTCGTCAGGAGAGCTGGAAGAGCTACAAGGAGTATTCCCGGCTGATCGATGACCAGAGCCGCCACTTGTGCACCCTTCGCGGACTGCTCGAGTTCAAGCCCACCAACCAGCCCGTTCCTATCGAGGAAGTCGAGCCGGCCAGGGAAATCGTCAAGCGATTCAAGACCGGGGCGATGTCCTTCGGCTCGATCTCCTTCGAAGCCCACGCCAACTTGGCCATGGCCATGAATCGCATCGGCGGAAAGAGCAACACCGGCGAGGGCGGCGAGGATCCAATCCGCTATCGACCGTTCCCGAGCCAGGACGATCGCCGTAAGGCCCTGTTGCCCCTCTCGCCGTGGACCGCCCAGAACCTCCACAACGGCGACTCGATACGGAGTTCGATCAAGCAGGTGGCCTCCGGGCGATTCGGGGTGACCAGCGAGTACCTGGTCAACGCCGACGAACTGCAGATCAAGATGGCTCAGGGAGCCAAGCCCGGCGAGGGCGGACAGCTGCCCGGCCGTAAGGTCGACGCCTGGATCGGCAAGACCCGCCATTCAACCCCCGGCGTGCAACTCATCTCCCCGCCTCCGCATCACGACATCTACTCCATCGAGGATCTGGCTCAGCTCATCTACGATCTCAAAAACGCCAACCACCGTGCCCGGATCAGCGTCAAACTGGTGGCCGAGGTCGGCGTGGGAACCGTCGCCGCCGGCGTGGCCAAGGGCAAGGCGGATCTGGTGTTGATCAGCGGGCACGACGGCGGGACCGGGGCATCGCCGTTGACCTCCATCAAGCACGCCGGCCTCCCTTGGGAGCTGGGCGTGGCCGAAACTCACCAGGTGCTGCTGGCCAATGATCTCCGCAGCCGCATCATTCTCGAGACCGATGGCCAGCTCAAGACCGGTCGGGACGTGGCCATCGCCTGCCTGCTCGGGGCCGAGGAGTTCGGTTTCGCCACCGCACCCTTGATCGCTTCCGGCTGCATCATGATGCGCAAGTGCCACCTGAACACCTGCCCGGTCGGCGTGGCTACCCAGGATCCCGAGTTGCGCAGGAAATTCGCCGGCCGGCCCGAGCACGTGATCAACTTCATGTTCTACGTGGCCGAGGAGCTGCGCGAGATCATGGCTGGACTCGGCTTCCGGACCATCAACGAGATGGTCGGGCGCTGCGATCGACTCGAGCCCAGGAAGGACGTGGATCACTGGAAAGCCAGGGAGCTCAACCTCGGTAAACTACTTCACCGACCCGAAGTCCCTGCCAGCTTCGGGACCTACTGCCAGAAGGCCCAGAAGCACCGCATCGAGGACTCGATGGATATGACCCTCCTCCTCGAAGTGGCCGGGCCCGCCATCGAGCGCGGCGAGCGAGTCTATCGCGAACTACAGATCCACAACACGGATCGCACCGCCGGGACAATCACCGGAAGCGAGATCACCCGACGGTGGGGGAGCGAAGGGCTGCCCGAGAATACCCTGCATCTCAAGTTCAGGGGCTCCGCCGGGCAGAGCTTCGCCGCTTTCATCCCTCACGGCATGACCATGGAGATCGAGGGTGATGCGAATGACGGATTCGGCAAGGGCTTGTCCGGAGGTAGGGTGATTGCCTACCCGCCCAAGCGGGCCAGCTTCGTGCCGGAGAAGAACGTGTTGATCGGCAACGTGGCTTTCTACGGGGCAACCGACGGCGAAGGTTACATTCGCGGCCTGGCTGGCGAGCGCTTCTGCGTCCGCAACAGCGGGGCGCGGGCTGTCGTCGAGGGCGTCGGCGATCACGGCTGCGAGTACATGACCGGCGGCCGGGCGGTCGTGCTCGGTCCAACCGGACGCAACTTCGCCGCGGGAATGAGCGGTGGCATCGCCTATGTGTTCGACGAGACCGGCGACTTCGCTCGCTGCCGGTGCAACCTGGAGATGGTCGAACTCGAGGCCGTGACCGCCGAAGTGGACATCACCGAGTTGAGGAGCCTGATCGAACGACACGTCCACTACACGGGCAGCACGCCCGGCCGGCGGATACTCGATCACTGGCAGGAGTGCCTGCCCCGGTTCGTCAAGATCATGCCCATCGAGTACAAACGCGTGCTCGAGGAACAGACCCGCACCACCCGACCGGCGGCCTTGTCCGAGCCCATCCGGCCCGAGGCCATCCTGGAGGTGTCCCATGGGTAA
- a CDS encoding glutamate synthase subunit beta, whose amino-acid sequence MGKPTGFREFSRQLPEERPPAERVRDYREFLVPLPVVRLKQQAARCMDCGVPFCHTGCPLGNVIPDFNDLVYRDDWRRAITTLHSTNNFPEITGRVCPAPCEESCVLGISEPPVTIKNIEVSIIERAFKERWIRPQPPETRTGKTVAIVGSGPAGLAAAQQLNYAGHQVTVFERADRIGGLLRYGIPDFKLDKHIIDRRIRILEAEGITFKTGVNVGVDVTGDCLRREFNAVVLCGGSTRSRDLPIPGRELGGVHLAMEFLPQQNKRVAGDMTAWQDQGWWFSTHVRDILATDKHVIVIGGGDTGSDCVGTSNRQGARSVTQFELLPQPPESRPQSQPWPYWPIKLRTSSSHKEGCERFWSILTKRFIGTDGHVTSLETVDVEWISSGNGSGPKMREIPGSVRTWPADLVLLALGFVGPETGGVVAQLGLDLDPRGNVKADETSYMTSMPGVFACGDMRRGQSLVVWAISEGREAARSIDQYLTGQSLLPTKGEGDLPRA is encoded by the coding sequence ATGGGTAAACCCACTGGCTTCCGGGAGTTCAGCCGCCAGCTGCCCGAGGAACGCCCGCCGGCCGAACGGGTCAGGGACTACCGGGAGTTCCTCGTGCCTCTTCCAGTGGTCCGGCTCAAGCAGCAGGCCGCCCGCTGCATGGATTGCGGAGTGCCGTTCTGCCACACCGGGTGCCCGCTGGGCAATGTGATCCCCGATTTCAACGACCTGGTCTATCGGGATGACTGGCGCCGAGCGATCACCACCCTGCACTCGACCAACAACTTCCCGGAGATCACCGGGCGGGTCTGCCCGGCCCCCTGCGAGGAATCCTGCGTGCTCGGAATCAGCGAGCCGCCGGTCACCATCAAGAACATCGAGGTCTCGATCATCGAGCGGGCATTCAAGGAGCGCTGGATCCGGCCTCAGCCGCCCGAAACGCGGACCGGCAAGACCGTCGCCATCGTCGGTTCCGGGCCGGCCGGCCTGGCCGCCGCCCAGCAACTCAACTACGCCGGCCATCAGGTAACCGTCTTCGAGCGGGCCGATCGCATCGGTGGCCTGCTTCGGTATGGGATACCCGATTTCAAACTCGACAAGCACATCATCGATCGCCGTATCAGGATCCTCGAGGCCGAGGGCATCACCTTCAAGACCGGCGTGAACGTCGGCGTCGATGTGACCGGCGACTGCCTTCGCCGGGAGTTCAATGCCGTCGTGCTCTGCGGCGGATCCACCCGGTCCCGCGACCTGCCTATCCCAGGACGCGAACTCGGCGGCGTCCATCTGGCCATGGAATTCCTCCCCCAGCAGAACAAACGCGTCGCCGGCGACATGACCGCCTGGCAAGACCAGGGCTGGTGGTTCAGCACCCACGTCCGTGACATCCTCGCCACGGACAAGCACGTGATCGTGATCGGCGGCGGCGACACCGGCTCCGACTGCGTCGGAACCTCGAACCGGCAGGGGGCCCGCAGCGTGACTCAGTTCGAACTGCTCCCTCAGCCACCCGAGAGCCGGCCGCAGAGTCAACCCTGGCCGTATTGGCCGATCAAGCTGCGGACCAGCAGCTCGCACAAGGAAGGCTGCGAACGATTCTGGAGCATCCTCACCAAACGCTTCATCGGGACGGACGGGCATGTGACTAGCCTCGAAACCGTCGACGTCGAGTGGATCTCGTCGGGGAACGGCTCCGGACCGAAGATGCGCGAGATCCCGGGCAGTGTCAGAACTTGGCCCGCGGATCTGGTGCTGCTCGCCCTGGGTTTCGTGGGCCCGGAAACCGGGGGCGTGGTCGCCCAGCTCGGCCTGGACCTGGATCCGCGCGGAAACGTCAAAGCCGACGAGACCAGCTACATGACCAGCATGCCCGGCGTCTTTGCCTGCGGCGATATGCGTCGCGGCCAGTCCCTGGTCGTCTGGGCGATCAGCGAAGGTCGCGAAGCCGCCCGATCAATTGACCAGTACCTCACGGGACAGTCACTGCTACCCACCAAGGGAGAGGGCGATCTGCCCAGAGCCTGA